TAATACGAAACCAGTCACTTCATTAAAAAATAGTGAGAATTCAATGATTAAGGTGAAGATTTTGATTCATGTGAGGTGAGTGCAATGAGGAGAAGTGAGCATCTTTATGTTGGCCAATGATAGAAGGCATTTCTATTGTCAACTTGCAACTCGCTAACAATTATAATGTGCGACAGGAATTGTACATTAAAATTGGTTGGCCTCTATACCGGAAATATGGTCATGCTTTTGAGGTATGAAGCTACGCCTTATTTTGAAGTGTCATTTTCTCTCTTATCGCTgtcttaatttttatgttttcaggcTTTCAAAATCATTGTGACCGATCCTGATTCTGTCTTGAACACCCTCACCTGTGAAGTAAAAAAACCCGGCCCTGATGGGCAAGAGGTAAATTTTCAGTTTGTGAGATGCATGGAACTATATTTTTTCCAGCCGATTTATGTCTTTAACAATTTCTCTCTTTAGGTGACTGAAGTGGTTCCTGCTGTGACGGAGGAAGTCAAAGATGCTTTGGTGAAAAACATTAGGAGAAGAATGACCCCACAACCTTTGAAGATTCGGGctgatattgaaatgaaatgtttcCAGTTTGATGGCGTTCTTCACATCAAGGTCTTATTTGCCGAAATTCTCTGCCTCTGACTATATGTGCTTTGTTGTTGGTTTATAGATATTTCTTGTCGAATTTGCAGGAGGCCATGCGCAAAGCTGAGGCTGCTGGGAATGATGATTGTCCTGTTAAAATCAAGCTTGTTGCTCCTCCACTTTATGTTCTTACCACTCAAACTCTTGACAAGGTCAGCTTAATGCCCTTTTTCATCTAATGTGCCTCTGAAGTTTGAACTCATGGCTTTTAGTTTTGGAAGCATTTGCACGCCATGCTTTTATGAAATTTTCTTCTGTTAATCTTGTTGAACACTGTCTAAGATTATTTGCCCAGCTGAAGTTATCATCTTCTCAACTTGTTTACTTCATATTCATGTATTGATATTTACATTGCATATTTTCGTTTCTGTTTGacatatttgtttttgtttatgtTATTCTTTCTTGTATTCGTCAGGAGCAAGGTATAACTATCCTCAGTAAAGCAATTGCAGCTTGCACTGAAGCAATAGAGCATCACAAGGGTAAACTTGTTGTCAAGGAGCAGCCTAGAGCCGTGAGTGCCCATCCTTTAAGTTCCAATTTAGTTGCTCTCTCTGTTTTAATTCTCCAGTTCCATTTATTTCAGTCTCAATGCATCGATGTGTTAACTTGAAAATTTCAACCTTTCTCTTGAGAGTCTCACATGGTGCACTGTTTTAGGTGAGCGAACGGGATGATAAACTGCTGGCTGAGCACATGGCTAAGTTGCGGAATGATAATGAAGAGGTGAGTGGAGAT
This window of the Gossypium hirsutum isolate 1008001.06 chromosome A09, Gossypium_hirsutum_v2.1, whole genome shotgun sequence genome carries:
- the LOC107896487 gene encoding eukaryotic translation initiation factor 2 subunit alpha homolog isoform X1, yielding MPNLECRMYEAKYPEVDMAVMIQVKNIADMGAYVSLLEYNNIEGMILFSELSRRRIRSVSSLIKVGRTEPVMVLRVDKEKGYIDLSKRRVSEEDIQACEERYNKSKLVHSIMRHVAETLDIDLEELYIKIGWPLYRKYGHAFEAFKIIVTDPDSVLNTLTCEVKKPGPDGQEVTEVVPAVTEEVKDALVKNIRRRMTPQPLKIRADIEMKCFQFDGVLHIKEAMRKAEAAGNDDCPVKIKLVAPPLYVLTTQTLDKEQGITILSKAIAACTEAIEHHKGKLVVKEQPRAVSERDDKLLAEHMAKLRNDNEEVSGDEDSEEEEDTGMGEVDVENAGHGIME
- the LOC107896487 gene encoding eukaryotic translation initiation factor 2 subunit alpha homolog isoform X2, encoding MPNLECRMYEAKYPEVDMAVMIQVKNIADMGAYVSLLEYNNIEGMILFSELSRRRIRSVSSLIKVGRTEPVMVLRVDKEKGYIDLSKRRVSEEDIQACEERYNKSKLVHSIMRHVAETLDIDLEAFKIIVTDPDSVLNTLTCEVKKPGPDGQEVTEVVPAVTEEVKDALVKNIRRRMTPQPLKIRADIEMKCFQFDGVLHIKEAMRKAEAAGNDDCPVKIKLVAPPLYVLTTQTLDKEQGITILSKAIAACTEAIEHHKGKLVVKEQPRAVSERDDKLLAEHMAKLRNDNEEVSGDEDSEEEEDTGMGEVDVENAGHGIME